From Myxococcus stipitatus, one genomic window encodes:
- a CDS encoding lysophospholipid acyltransferase family protein, producing MKLLHLLLTVFQALFLMLWGAFWISLAGVAMVLTRNGDVALMMARRFWAPMHWRINGSRMEVEPLPDIDWSRPHIFLMNHQSALDIPCAFAALPVNLRFVAKHVLRYVPFLGQYMSMTGMIFVDRSRHTQALASLKKAGERIREGASILAFPEGTRSEDGRLLPFKKGPFMLALEAQVPIVPVAIEGSGRMFPVGSFLFHRGVIRVKVGQPIETKGLKTEGRDALMARVHDAMSRLHRDIGGASEVPAPAPQSATDSEATLASLETQPG from the coding sequence ATGAAGCTCCTCCATCTCCTGCTCACCGTGTTCCAGGCCCTCTTCCTGATGCTCTGGGGTGCGTTCTGGATAAGCCTGGCGGGAGTGGCGATGGTGCTCACTCGCAACGGGGACGTGGCGCTGATGATGGCGCGGCGGTTCTGGGCGCCGATGCACTGGCGCATCAACGGTTCGCGGATGGAGGTGGAGCCGCTGCCGGACATCGACTGGAGCCGGCCCCACATCTTCCTGATGAACCACCAGTCGGCGCTGGACATCCCCTGTGCCTTCGCCGCGCTGCCGGTCAATCTGCGCTTCGTCGCCAAGCACGTGCTTCGCTACGTGCCGTTCCTCGGCCAGTACATGTCGATGACGGGGATGATCTTCGTCGACCGCTCGCGCCACACGCAGGCCCTGGCCAGCCTGAAAAAGGCGGGTGAGCGCATCCGCGAGGGGGCGAGCATCCTGGCCTTCCCGGAGGGCACGCGGTCGGAGGATGGGCGCCTGCTGCCCTTCAAGAAGGGGCCCTTCATGCTCGCGCTGGAGGCCCAGGTGCCCATCGTCCCGGTGGCCATCGAGGGCTCGGGGCGGATGTTCCCCGTGGGCTCGTTCCTCTTCCACCGCGGCGTCATCCGCGTGAAGGTGGGCCAGCCCATCGAGACGAAGGGCCTGAAGACGGAGGGTCGCGACGCGCTCATGGCACGCGTCCACGACGCGATGTCGCGGCTGCATCGAGACATCGGCGGCGCCAGCGAGGTCCCCGCTCCGGCCCCGCAGTCCGCCACCGACTCCGAGGCCACGCTGGCCTCCCTCGAGACGCAGCCGGGCTGA
- a CDS encoding NAD(P)/FAD-dependent oxidoreductase — protein MKTPREDTPHVVILGGGFAGLQAARRLARGPVRVTLVDRHNHHLFQPLLYQVATATLSPSEIAAPLRAIVGPSGVSVLLADATGIDPERKRVLLSDGELGYDYLVIATGATHSYFGNDQWEQVAPGLKSIEDAVEIRRRVLLAFELAERETDPRVRRALLNFVIIGGGPTGVELAGALAEISRKSLPGDFKNIDPRQARIILVEGLGKVLPVYPDDLTDTARRTLEKLGVEVRTGARVTNIDSTGVYIGTEHLESRTVLWAAGVAASPLARSLGVPLDRAGRVTVTPELTVPGHDDIFVVGDLASLKQEDGTPVPGLAPAAMQEGKHAAKNIFHQLRGEPMTPFKYWDRGSYAVIGRGHAVGIAFRRFKQSGLPAWLAWLFIHLTFLIGFRSKLAVLLDWAYSYLTFGKSARIITGVAPRLDQLARPTLGTGGASSLPTGETREPRPALSRTELPTSVPH, from the coding sequence GTGAAGACTCCACGCGAAGACACGCCCCATGTGGTCATCCTCGGCGGAGGGTTCGCCGGGCTCCAGGCCGCCCGCCGGCTGGCCAGGGGGCCGGTGCGGGTCACCCTGGTCGACCGCCACAACCACCACCTCTTCCAGCCGCTGCTGTACCAGGTGGCCACCGCGACGCTGAGCCCCAGCGAAATCGCCGCGCCGCTGCGGGCCATCGTCGGCCCGAGCGGCGTGTCGGTGCTCCTGGCGGACGCGACGGGCATCGACCCGGAGCGCAAGCGCGTGCTGCTGTCGGACGGAGAGCTTGGGTACGACTACCTCGTCATCGCCACGGGCGCGACGCACTCGTACTTCGGCAACGACCAGTGGGAGCAGGTGGCGCCGGGCCTGAAGTCCATCGAGGACGCGGTGGAGATTCGCCGTCGCGTCCTGCTGGCCTTCGAGCTGGCGGAGCGCGAGACGGACCCGCGCGTCCGTCGTGCGCTGCTCAACTTCGTCATCATCGGCGGGGGGCCCACGGGCGTGGAGCTGGCGGGGGCCCTGGCGGAGATCAGCCGCAAGTCGTTGCCGGGCGACTTCAAGAACATCGACCCGCGCCAGGCGCGCATCATCCTCGTCGAGGGCTTGGGCAAGGTGCTCCCCGTCTACCCGGACGACCTCACGGACACGGCCCGGCGCACGCTGGAGAAGCTGGGCGTGGAGGTCCGTACGGGCGCGCGGGTGACGAACATCGACTCGACGGGGGTCTACATCGGCACCGAGCACCTGGAGTCGCGCACGGTGTTGTGGGCCGCGGGGGTGGCCGCGTCCCCGCTGGCGCGCTCGCTCGGCGTGCCGCTGGACCGCGCGGGCCGCGTCACGGTGACGCCCGAGCTGACGGTGCCGGGCCATGACGACATCTTCGTCGTGGGCGACCTGGCGTCGCTCAAGCAGGAGGATGGGACGCCCGTTCCGGGGCTCGCGCCCGCCGCCATGCAGGAGGGGAAGCACGCAGCGAAGAACATCTTCCACCAGCTCCGCGGCGAGCCCATGACGCCTTTCAAGTATTGGGACCGGGGCTCCTACGCGGTCATCGGGCGCGGCCACGCGGTGGGCATCGCGTTCCGTCGGTTCAAGCAGTCCGGTCTCCCCGCTTGGCTGGCCTGGTTGTTCATCCACCTCACCTTCCTCATCGGGTTCCGCAGCAAGCTGGCGGTGCTCCTCGACTGGGCATACTCGTATCTGACGTTCGGCAAGTCGGCGCGCATCATCACGGGGGTCGCGCCGAGGCTGGACCAGCTCGCCCGACCCACGCTGGGAACGGGCGGCGCCTCCTCGCTCCCCACCGGCGAGACGCGGGAGCCCAGGCCGGCCCTGTCCCGCACGGAGCTGCCGACGTCCGTGCCGCATTGA
- a CDS encoding YifB family Mg chelatase-like AAA ATPase: MLARVRSGALMGIDAVVVECEVDMALGLPYFNVVGLPEGAVRESKVRVVSALKNTGFELPQKRITVNLAPADLRKDGVAFELPIALGVLAAARLLEDGPLARYLFGGELSLDGTLKPIKGVLPLAVAARDKGFEGVMVPAANAAEASLVEGLRVHPVGSLRDAVDHLTGTRPIPPFARDTGTASARQPTGATPDMADVRGQPELKLALELAAAGGHNVLMCGPPGSGKTMLARRLPGILPEMTFAEALEVTKVYSVLGLLGDGHALVRERPFRAPHHTLSDAGLVGGGPTARPGELSLAHHGVLFLDELPEFRRNVLEVLRQPLEEGVIHLARATQNITYPCQVMLVAAMNPCPCGYFNVPGHTCRCPEHRVFDYHARVSGPLLDRVDITLQTRPVEYHHLASPEAREPSSRHYRERVEAARRRQRERFRDEPGVHCNAQLPSHLLRRHCVLSPRAERMLELAVRHHGLSARAHDRLLKLALTRADLEGHGRIEDVDMQLAIDCRVLDRRGWLHANTEGAPPSRGASPPWRAPSDAGPHREGA; this comes from the coding sequence ATGCTGGCGAGGGTGCGGTCGGGGGCGTTGATGGGCATCGACGCGGTGGTGGTGGAGTGCGAGGTCGACATGGCGCTCGGCCTCCCCTACTTCAACGTGGTGGGGTTGCCAGAAGGCGCGGTGCGCGAATCGAAGGTGCGCGTCGTGTCCGCGCTGAAGAACACGGGCTTCGAGCTGCCGCAGAAGCGCATCACCGTGAACCTCGCCCCCGCCGATTTGCGCAAGGACGGCGTGGCGTTCGAGCTGCCCATCGCGCTGGGAGTGCTCGCGGCGGCGAGGCTGCTCGAGGATGGGCCCCTGGCCCGCTATCTCTTCGGCGGGGAGCTGTCGCTGGACGGCACGCTCAAGCCCATCAAGGGCGTGCTGCCGCTGGCCGTGGCGGCGAGGGACAAGGGCTTCGAGGGGGTCATGGTGCCCGCGGCCAACGCGGCCGAGGCCTCGCTCGTGGAGGGGCTGCGCGTGCACCCGGTGGGCAGCCTGCGGGACGCGGTGGACCACCTGACGGGCACGCGCCCCATCCCGCCCTTCGCCCGGGACACGGGCACCGCGTCCGCGCGGCAGCCAACCGGCGCCACCCCGGACATGGCGGACGTGAGGGGACAGCCGGAGTTGAAGCTCGCGCTGGAGCTGGCGGCGGCGGGGGGCCACAACGTGCTGATGTGCGGCCCTCCAGGGTCGGGCAAGACGATGCTGGCGCGGAGGCTGCCCGGCATCCTCCCGGAGATGACCTTCGCCGAGGCGTTGGAGGTGACGAAGGTCTATTCGGTGCTGGGGCTGCTGGGCGACGGGCATGCGTTGGTCCGCGAGCGCCCGTTCCGCGCGCCCCACCACACCCTCTCCGACGCGGGGCTCGTGGGCGGAGGCCCCACCGCGCGCCCCGGGGAGCTGTCGCTCGCCCACCATGGCGTGCTGTTCCTGGACGAGTTGCCGGAGTTCCGCAGGAACGTGCTGGAGGTCCTGCGGCAGCCGCTGGAAGAAGGGGTCATCCACCTGGCCCGGGCCACGCAGAACATCACCTATCCCTGCCAGGTGATGCTGGTGGCGGCCATGAACCCCTGCCCCTGCGGCTACTTCAACGTGCCCGGACACACCTGCCGATGCCCCGAGCACCGGGTGTTCGACTACCACGCGCGCGTCAGCGGCCCCCTACTGGACCGGGTCGACATCACGCTGCAGACGCGGCCGGTGGAGTACCACCACCTGGCGAGCCCCGAAGCGCGGGAGCCCTCGAGCCGTCACTACCGTGAGCGCGTGGAGGCGGCGCGGCGGCGCCAGCGTGAGCGCTTCCGCGACGAGCCCGGCGTGCACTGCAACGCACAGCTCCCGTCCCACCTGCTGCGCCGACACTGCGTGTTGAGTCCTCGCGCGGAACGGATGCTCGAGCTGGCGGTGCGCCACCACGGGCTGTCCGCGCGCGCCCACGACCGGCTGCTCAAGCTCGCGCTCACCCGCGCGGACCTGGAGGGCCACGGGCGCATCGAGGACGTGGACATGCAGCTCGCCATCGACTGCCGCGTCCTGGACCGCCGGGGCTGGCTCCACGCGAACACCGAAGGCGCCCCACCCTCTCGTGGCGCCAGCCCGCCATGGCGCGCGCCCTCGGACGCCGGCCCCCACCGGGAGGGGGCGTGA